From Chryseotalea sp. WA131a:
TTAAGTATTTTACACCCAATTCGCCAGCGCCTTCAATTACATCCCGAACGGCCTCGATCGCATTTCTATGACCGAAAATGCGGACAGCCCCTTTGTTTTTTGCCCATCTACCATTGCCATCCATGATAACGGCAATGTGGCGAGGCAGATTATGAGGGTCAATATTTTCTTTAGCTGAAGCCACAAGGGTGCAAAAGTAGCCTTTTTTTGAAAATAATAGCGCACTTTTTAAGCCTTGGTTTCGTGTGTTTTAAGATGATTGTGATAAAGAAAAAGTTCTATTGTGACCCCAAATTAGCGATAGGGATTTTTGGCGCAGGGTATATCGTAGAAAGTATAGGTAAGGGTAATGCCGGTGAAGAAATAATTGTCGAAATCGTTGGGGTTACCGTATTGATAGTTTTTTAACGAAGGATCTGCTTGCGATACATTGTCGAGGTAGTCGAAAAAGGTTTTTCTTATACCAAATTCAAAAGCGATGTAATACTTAGGATTAAGCACATATTTCATGCCTCCACCGATTGGAATGGATAATTGAACATTGCTATACTCTGCCGGTTTGGTTTGCGTTCCTGAAATGCCGAATAAGGCAATGCCTGTAAACAAATAAGGGGTAAACCGAAGCCTACGCTTGTCATCGCGCCAATCCAAAAAATGATATTCGAATGTGCTGGACAACTCCATCAAAAAAAGATCAAAAGAGGCATTGCGCTTGAAGGCAGCCGGATCGATAGGGTCATTCTTATCACTGGCACCAAGTTGGCCAGCGGTTAGTGCCGTTCTAAAACTGATGACTCGGCTAATGTTGCTCCGGTAAAATAAGGTGGCAGCAGGCTCACTAGTCGTTAAGTCATAGGTACGTACCAAATCGCCTGTGTAGTTAAAAACACCGATGCCACCACCAATCTCGGAGCGTTGAGATAATTGGCTAAAAAGATTCGTAGCCGATAAAAAGGCAATAGTAAAAAAAACATTCGCAAGGGAATTGCGAATCATTATCTGAATTTCGCTTTATGGAAGGTGGCTCCTAAGATATACGTCAATCGCACTGAGGTCACCATATAGATATCGTTGTTCTTTTTGTTGCCTCTATTGTTGTCTGGGAACTCTCTTCCAAATCCGCTGCGTGTTAAATATGTGTTTCCATCGGCTCCTACATAACTTCCAAAGTTGAAAGGATCGGCAGCTATTTGCTGCGGGGTATAAAGTTCGTTGGTTCTATAAGATAAAGCTTGTGCCAATTTTGTTAAGGTTGGATCTCCATTTTCAGCTTTGATTTTGCCTAGGTCAACATAGTTTTGGCTTACATCATCCAGATAATCTGTGAAAGTATACCGGAAACCTAAATCGGCCCACAAATCAAACACTTCGTTTAATCTAAAACGAGCGCCAATGCCAAATGGTATAGCAAACTGCAAATTACTGTAAGGCTTTATTTCATAGTTGACATCACTTGGTGCTAAAGTTGCGTATTGCCCTTCCGTTCCCAGTGGTTGCAAATCAACCCATTGCCCAGCGTAAGGATTAGTCGTGCCGTCTAAGAAAGTGGCGGGGGCTTGAGCTTGCGGGTTATGGTAAAACAGTGCAGCCCCAACGAAAAAGTAGGGAGTCCATTTTACACGACTGATATAGGTAGATTGATTATCAAAAAGGTCAAAGTAAGCGACCGCTGACAGTTCGTGAATTCTGTTCCGGAACGAAGCATTGCGTTGAGCACGAAAGAAACCATTGCTAAGGTCATTTTCATTGGCAGACTCTTTATCTGACCCCTTTAGCGTTCCAAACATATACTGCACTTGCAATGTATAGCGAGGGCCAAAACGGTGGAATAAGGAAATGCCAAATCCCGGCTTGGTAAATGAAATGTCTGTGCTGAAAGCGGAAGGTGTTGGAGCTAAATCTCCAAAATAGTTTAGTGCATTTAATGAGAAGCCAACACCAGAATATACGTTTTGACGGCTAAAGCCCCTTTTTTTTCCTTGAAAACTGGCCATACTCTTATTATTTTTTTTGATGGCTTTTCGATTAAACTGGGCATAGGATTCATTAAAGGATCCTACCAGTAGAAACAAACTCATCAGAACAAAACATAGCTTTCTCATATCGAGTAATTTTAGGCCAAGTGCAAAGTTAAAAAAAATAATTAATTGACAATTAACCATTTAAAGTTAAAAAAGTAAATTTAATGTAAGATAATCTAATTTCGGATATCCAATCCCCAATTCAATTTTTGGCGTAAGGTATTGAAGTAATTTTGACCATCCAATTGAACCAAGCGAACCTTAAATTTCTCTTTGCTGATCTTCAATTTTACTGAATCATCAACGGTTTCGAAACGGGAATCTAATGATACCAGGTATTTTTTACTGCGGCCTTCAATTGCGAGCGTTATTTCCGAATCATCCGATAATACAATTGGCCTCGTGCCCAAATTATGCGGGCTAACGGCTGTTAGAACAAAGCACTCGGATTGAGGATTTACCAACGGCCCCCCACAGCTTAACGAATAACCCGTAGATCCGGTAGGCGTGGCAATGATCAATCCATCTGCCCAATAAGAATTCAATAGTTGCCCGCCCACAGATGCATGCACGGTGATCATGGAAGATGTGTCTTTTTTAGTGATGGTGAAATCGTTCAACGCATAATTGAGATTGCCAAATAACTTAGGTGTAGAGGTTAACTTTAACACCGAGCGGCTATCGATTTTAAACTGACCATTGATGAGTGCATCGATGGAGTCTTCCATATCATCGCGGCTGTTGGTGGCCAAAAAACCTAATCGGCCAGTGTTGATACCCATAATGGGCACTTCTGTTCGCCCGATGAATGTAACGGACTCCAACAACGTGCCATCGCCACCCAGCGAAAGAAAAAAATCCAGCAGGCGCAAATTGTCACCCAATTCAAAAGTTTTAAGTTTATAGGCTTGCACCTTGGCCGATTTAAATTGCTTTAGAAATTTGGATGAGACCCAAATCTCGGCCTCTGTCCTTTTCAGATGGTCAAGTACCTTCTCAATAAAGCGAGTGGATTTGTTTTGAAAATCTTTGCCGTGGATGCCAATGCGCTTCATAGAGCGGGTTTATATTTCTAGGTAACGAAGCAATAAATCCACCTTCTCTTTTTCGTGGTCTTCGTATTTGGTCTCTTTATAGCGTGCGATGACCCGGTAATTAAATCGCTCAAGCGTAGCTACAATTCGTTTGATATCGAGCTGATTGATTTTCAGTGTAAGCTTGATTTTGCCTATGTCCATGGGGTCTTCCACCATGTTGCTGCTGATAATTTTAGCATTATTCTCTTCTACATACCGGCTGATTTCGGCCAGGGAATAATCTACCAAGTCCATTGACAAAACAAGGATGGCCCCAGGCATTTGCACCGAGGCAGATTGAGCAAACGTGTATAAGATATCTTGAATGGTAATCAGCCCTACGTATCGAGAATCTTCGTTCAGCACGGCCACTATTTGCAATTTGTTGTCGCCCGCTACTTTTAAGATGTCATAAAAATGAGCATCCCCGGTAACGGTGCAGTTTGGGGCTACCAAATCAAAATCAGCAAGATTTTTTTCAATGTCGTTTGATTCTAAAATGATTTCTTCAGAGATAAAGCCAAGTAGTTTGCCATCGTCAACCACGGGCAAGTGATTGCAACGGAACTCTTCCATCCACACAATGGCCTTGTGGGCATCGTCTGTCACCTTCAGCGGTGGTATCATGTGGTTGATCAGTTCTTCGGCTATCATTTATTTCCTAACTAAAAAATCTTCCACCATTTCATTGAATTTCTCTGGGTGCTCCATCATAGGGGCATGACAGCATTTATCAATAAATTTCAATTCTGAGTTTGGAATCAATCGGTTAAACTCATGCCCAACCATTGGTGGGGTGATGGTGTCGTTCAGCCCCCACACAAGCAACGTTGGTACTTTTATTTTTGGTAATTCCAATGCCAAATTGTTTCGCTGAGCAGATTTTGCAATCGCCACGATGCGCATACACTTAGGGATGCTTTTAGTCGTTTCAAAAACCTCGTCTACCAATTCTTTACTGGCCACTTTCGGATCGTAGAACGTATACGCCACACGCTCGCGAATGTAATCGTAACTGCCTCTGCGTGGGTACGAGCCGCCCATTGTGTTTTCAAATAAACCCGAGCTTCCCGTAAGAACTAGCTTGGTCACTTTTTCAGGATTCTTGAGTGCATACAAAATACCAACATGGCCACCGAGTGAATTACCCATGATCATGAGCTTGTCAAGCTGCATTAATTCTACAAATCGCTCGGTAAACTCACGCAAGCCTTCTAACCCTGCCTGTTTAATAGGCATCTCATAAATAGGCAACATGGGTATCACCACGCGAAAATGCTTGGAGTAGTGATTTACCACTGCTTCCCAGTTGCTCAGCGCACCAAAAAGTCCGTGCAAAAGCATCAGTACAGGGCCGCTGCCTTTGTCAACATACTTAAAATCATGCGCTTCCTTTACTTGCAATGCCATTTTGGTATTTTATTTTCCGATAAGTAACTAAAAATTATTGAACCTAGAAACGGTCATCAAAACTCCTTAAAAATTTCTTTGAAGAAAGGGATCATATCACCAGCCCAACCCGACATGTTTTGCGCCACTTTGGCCACCCATGGATATAGGTAGGAGCCTGCCACCCAGTTGGATGGAAGCGTTAGTTTCAACGCAGTGGCCAGCCAAATAAGTACGCTAACGCAAAACACATATTTAGTTATCCCCAATGCCGCACCAGCAAAAGAATCTACTTTGCCGAGAAACGTATCGTCCAGCGAATTTTTGATTCGATTGCCAATGAACAATGTGAGCCCCAACACCAACACAAAAATGATCATGAATGAAAGGTAAGGAAGAAACTTTTTGTCGGCATTGAATTCTCGCTGCAGCACTTCCATTCCCCAGCCCATCAATTTGAAGCCCACAAAAATGCCCAGCACAATAGCGAGCAAATAAAAGAGTTCCATCAAAAAACCACGCTTGTAACCGAGATAGGCACCCAACCCGAGCATGAGTATCAATACAATGTCTGCTTTACTCAAGAGGCCAACAGCTTTTTAACCAACTCTGAAATGACTTTTCCATCGGCTTGGCCAGCCAATGCTTTGGTGGCCGTACCCATTACTTTGCCCATGTCTTGAGGACCTTTCGCACCTACCTGTTCGATTATTTTTTTCACCTCGGCAGCTATTTCGGCTTCACTAAGCTGCTTGGGCAAATACCGATTGATGATTTCCAATTGAAAAGTTTCTTTTTGTGCCAAGTCGGTGCGGCCTTCCTTGGTAAAGATTTCGGCTGATTCTTTGCGCTGCTTGGCAGCCTTCATCAAAATTTTGTTTTCTACATCATTGGCAATGTCTTCGCTGCCACCTTTCTCTGTTTCGGCTAGCAAAATCATGCTCTTAATGCTGCGCAAGGCTTCTAACTCTTCTTTGTTTTTGGCGAGCATGGCTTTTTTGATGTCGCCATCGATTTGAAGTTTTAAACTCATAAGTGATGCTATTAATGGGCAAAGATAGAATAGAAAACCAAATGACAGACCCCTGCGTTTGATAGACCAAAATGATTTTTTATGAAAGTAGTGATGATGCTTCTCGTGATTGGCTTGAATCTTTCAAGCTATGCCCAATCAGAAAAGGAAATCAACGACCAAGTTTGGAAGTCTTTTGTTGAAACTTTTAACAATCACCTATCAAACGAGTTTTTAGCACTTCATTCAAAAGAATTAGTACGCTCTTCGCGCGAGTCAAGACAAGTTCTCAACTGGGATCAGTATTTGAAACAGACAATTGGTGGCGACAAACAAGACCTTGATGAAAAACGGAAAAGAGATTTGGAATTGAGATTTACGGAGCGAATAAGCAACGGAAGCCAAGCGATTGAGGTAGGCGTTTACAAAACCACCTATCACTTTGCCAATGGCAAAACACAAACCTACTATGGCCGGTTTCATGTGGCCTTAAGAAAGGAAAAAGGAGTTTGGAAAATTTTGGTTGACACGGATTCATCAGAAAATAATTCCATTGGTGAAAAAGATTTTTTGGCCGCTAAACCGATGGAGTAGTCTTTGTCAGATGGCCGCAATCAAGCCTTGGGGGAAACTTCCCTTATTGGGCATTATTCATAAAATATTTTCGGAACAAAGGCTCAAAATAAGGCTCTGTTAATTCTGGTGTTCCTGTAAAGAAATCCATGATTTCAGAATCTTGCAAGGACTTTTCTATTCTCTTTATATTGCCAGGGCTGCCCAATTGGTAGTGGTTTATTACTCTACTTGAGGACATTTTTCTTTCCCCTGAAACAAAAGCGATAAGGTAATTTGCTTGGTATTTAGTTAGGTTCTCGGTTTGGGCGCGAAACAGATTTAGCATGTCTGCAAGAAGTTGCTCAAAGGATTCATTTACCGTTGATTCTGTAACCTCCTTTTCGGCATTGCTCCAACAAAGTCGACTTAAATATTGAACGTAGTAGGAATGGGCATTTACTTTTTCTATTAATTGTTTTGCAATTGTCTCGGTTATTTTTTTACCAGAATCTAGAAATTTTTCAGCTAAGAATTTAACCCAATGTTCGGTAGAGATTTTTTCCAAAAACAAAGTGTCGCCAAATCGAAAGAAAGGCTTAGAAGAGTCATTGAAAATGCCCGACATAAGGTGGCGCTTACTACCATATAAGCAATAGGAAACGCCTTGATGTTTTTGCCACACGGAGCGTAGCTTCTCCAAAAATTTTGCACCTTCGAGCCATTCTTGAATTTTTTGGAATTCATCTACGCAAACCAAAAATGGAATGCCTCTAGCATCAGCCAATCGCTGCGGAAGATTGAGTATTTCTGTCGGGTCAAATTTCCCCTTCGGTAACGACAAACCAATTTTAACCCCTTCCGTATCACCGACCGAAAAGGAAATGTAAGGTGCTATGTTTTGAAGGAACTCTTTGGTTGTTTTGGCCATGTTAGAAAGCTTTGATTCGCTTTTCAAAACAGATTTTAAGTAGACTTCTAAAAATTGTTCAGAAGAAGTGATCCCAAAACAATCTATTGCGGCCACCAAAATTTTGCCCTTATAGCGGGCAATAGATTCATCCACCAAAGAACTTTTTCCCCAACGTCTTGGTGATATAAGTATAACATTCTGACTATCAGTAAATGCTTGCTTGAGGCGGGCGATCTCCTTGGTGCGGTTACAGAAATTCTCTTCACCAACGATTTCACCGAATTTGAACGGGTTTTTAGTCATAACTCAAAATTACCTATCCATGTATATTATAAATATAGGTATTTTTTGATATACATAGTTGTAATATACATAGATAGCCTAAATTCATAAAAAAAGCCCATCCTTTTCTTTTGTAACTTTACATCATGACCCGCCTCTCCGTAAACATCAACAAAATTGCCACCCTGCGTAATGCGCGTGGAGCCAACAATCCTGACGTATTAAAAACTGCTTTGGACTGCGAGCGGTTTGGCGCACAAGGCATTACGGTGCATCCGCGGCCCGATGAGCGACATATTCGGTGGATGGATGCGATTGAACTAAAGAAAATTGTTACGACCGAATACAACATTGAAGGTTACCCCGATAAACGCTATTTAGATCTCATCAAAGAAACGAGGCCAACCCAAGCCACCTTGGTGCCCGATAAGCCAGATGCCATTACTTCAAATGCAGGCTGGGATACCATTGGCCACCATGGGTTTTTATCGGAAATAGTTTCGGAGATCAAAAGCTTGAGTGTGCGGGTATCCATATTTGTTGACCCAAGTACAAAAATGATTGATGGAGCTAAAAAAGTGGGTTCTGATAGAATTGAGCTATACACTGAGCCCTATGCCTCTAACTATCATCAAAATCGGGAGGCAGCCGTAAAGCCTTATGTAGAGGCAGCAAAAGTAGCCCATGAAATAGGATTAGGAATCAATGCAGGACACGATTTAGACTTGCACAATCTGAAGTACTTAAAGCAGTCGCTTCCCCACCTCGATGAGGTCTCCATTGGCCATGCTTTAATCTGTGATGCACTTTATCTAGGGCTGGAGAATACGATTCAGTTGTATTTGAGACAATTGATTTGAAAATTGGACAATTTGAAGATTTGAAAATCTTAAGTCGATTGATGGCAATTTTTAAAGTAGCCCATCTTCAAATTATGGACTTAAAACACCTCTCCCAAATTAACAAATACCCCCTGCGAGCCACCTTGCCCAAAGGCATAGTCAATGCACACATTGGTTCGCGAGTGCTTGTTGAATTTTAGTCGCACGCCAGCCCCAGCCCCAAGTGCTACGGAATTGAAAGAGTTACTGGGCCATTCGGTTACGGTCTGGGCGTTTCCAAAAACCACTCCACCAATCAACCCATTTCGCAAAACCTTAAAGCGATATTCGGCTTCGGTATAGACTAAATTTTTGCTCCTAAATCTTCCTTGAATGTAACCTCGCCCGGTGTTGCTGAAAGGATCCCACCCGGTGGAGGGCAGATCAAGATACGGTGCGTTGCCGGCAAACGTAAACCAGTTATAACTCCACAAAGCCAAAATGTTTTCGCTGTGACGAGGAAAGGGAATATACCTGCGCATATCCAATTGAATGGCTTGCCAACTTTGATCGCTTCCTAGGGCAGTAAGATTAGATCGGTAAACAAAATTAAAGTAGGTGCCACCCCATGGATTGATGGAGTTGATTCGATCATCGTACAAGACATTGAATAGAATGCCCGAGGAGGTAGTGCTGTTACTTAATCCATAGCTGTTCATCTGGGCAAAGACTTCAGTGCTCGGATTGGTTTCCACAATGTCGTAGCGATGGTCCCATGCCAGCCCCAAGCCTGCGTACCAATTTGGACGAAAAGGTGCAAGTACCGTTTGGTGAAACCGTAGGTAGGAGTAGGTTTGGTCTACAAAATTTTCAAGAGACGATTGACCACCCAACCCATAGGTTTTTTGCGGATACCAATAATATCGCCAATCGGAAACCAAATTTAACTTATTGTTACGAGTCCAAATATTGTTTTGCAAACGAAACACAAATTGCTGCTTTTGAGTATAGAGTATGTCGATATACACAATGGAAATTTTTTGATCTTGAAACTCGCTGGTGAAAAAGGCCACATCGCCTACAAAAATGCTGGCCCAGCCGCTGGTGAGTGAGTAGCCAATGGAGGGTGCTCCTGAAAAATAGACTCGGCCCGATTTTTTGGTCAGCGTATCTCGTTTCAATAGCCACTTGGTTTTAAGAATGCTTCCGGCTATATCAATAACATCTTTCTGATTTCTTTTTAAGATGAGCATATCCTGTGCTGGGGAAGGATAGAAGAAGAATAGTATTGAAAGAAGAGTGAGAAGGCGAAGAAGCATTTAGGTTAGATTTACCAGTTTAGACATCAACAGCATCTAACGGGTTTAATGCCAAAGTAGATAAAACCATTTTGAACTTCCAATTCAAAATGGTTGATAACGACTGTGTGGTGCCAAACAACAGTCTGGTACGTTTGCATAAGCCCGAGTTTGGTTCTCCAAGATTTTTGGCAAAAGCAAAAGAACAGGGTTATTTTTTTGGCATCCTTCGGGCCTTGTTCGCATTTTAAGACAAATCCACTTGAGTAATTTTCTCTTATAGAAATTGGCTAATTAATGATTGTTAATCCCGATTGCCAATTCATCTATCGGTATTCACAAATTTTTCAACTAAACTTGCAGAGTTTTAATGCATCTGCCTTTTGATAAAACCATTTTTCAGGTCGTTGTTCACAAAGAAACCATTCGTTATCGCGTTGGTTGCGCTGATCGTGGGCATTTTGTTTTTGTGGATTGATAGCACCACCTCCTTTTTTTCAAAGCCTGGTGATTATGCCGAAGAGCAAGACTCTATCATGATTATTACGCCTACACCCAAGCCAATCATTTTGTATGGCATGGAGGTAACCGACCTGAATGTGATTGAAGATGTAGTGAAAAAAAACCAACTTTTTTTTGAGCTATTCAAAGATGCGTTTGTATCGCAGCAAGTGATGCAGCAACTGCACACGCTTTCCAGAAAAGAATTTGATTTTAGAAAAGTAGCTTCCAATAAAAAGTACACCCTCATCCACGAAAATGATTCGCTCAAATCCGCTCATGCACTGGTGTATGAAGCAAACCCAATCGAGTATGTGATTTTTTATTTGAAAGATTCTCTTCGTATTGAGGCTAAGCAAAAAGAAGTGGTGACCGAAGAAAAATCAATCGCAGGGCGTATTGAATCTTCGTTGTCCGAAACAATTGAGGAACTCGATATATCAAACGAACTCACCAATAAATTTGTAGACGTGTTTGGATGGCAAGTGGACTTTCAGCGATTGCAAAAAGGAGATCAATTCAAATTGATTTATGAGGAAAAATCGGTGGAAGGAAAACCTTTTGCCATTGGCGATATTTTAGGAATTTACTTTGAACACTTCGGGAATGGTTATTATGCTTTTCCGTTCGATCAAGGTGATGGCTTGGATTATTTCGATGAAAAGGGAAATAGCCTTCGCAAAGCATTGCTCAAATACCCTATTGAATTCACGCGCATCAGTTCGCGTTACTCCATGAGTCGATTCCACCCTGTTGTAAAAGTCTTTCGGCCTCATTTGGGTACTGATTTTGCCGCGCCCACAGGCACACCGATTCGCAGTGTAGGCGATGGAATAGTGGAAGACGCCCAATACACCACCAATAATGGTAACTACGTGAAAGTTCGGCATAATGCCACCTACACCACAGGGTATCTGCACATGTCAAAAATAGCCTCGGCCATCACACCGGGCACGCGCGTTAGGCAAGGTCAAACAATCGGTTATGTGGGCAGTACAGGTTTAGCGACAGGCCCACATTTGTGCTATCGCTTTTGGCGCAATGGGGTGCAGGTAGATGCGTTGCGAGTGGAGTTACCTCCTTCTCAACCGGTTAAAAAAGAATTGCTTTCGGATTTTGAAAAAGTAAAGGAAGCTTGTTCAAAAAGGTTACAAGCCATACCATTCCCAGAAACAATCCCTACAGTAGTGGTTGCCAAAAACTAAAAATCCATTTCCTATTTATAAAGTGATCTGAAATGCTACTCGAATCCAAGTAATTTGCGAAGTAGTATATTTGCTTAAAAGCGATTGTATGCGTGCGTTGAGGTATTTCCTGTTGTTATTTTTATCTACCCTAAGCTACTTCGCACAATCTCAAAAGGTATCAGTAGTATTGAGCGGTGGAGGCGCCAAAGGCCTCGCCCATATTGGTGTGCTAAAAGCTCTAGAGGAAAATGAAATCCCTATTGATAATGTCATAGGCACATCCATGGGTGGAATTGTGGGTGGATGTTATGCAGCCGGCATGAGCCCCAACCAAATTGAAGACATGGTTACCAGTCCAGAATTTTTAGACTGGGTAAACGGACGATTTGAGAAAGGACGAAGCTATTACTACTTCAAAAAAGAAAACGATGCCTCGTTTCTGCGCTTAAATTTATCCCTTGATTCTACTTTTAATTTTCTCTTCAACACCAGCATTGCCAGTGACCTTTCATTAAATTTTGCCATGGCGGAGAAGTTGGCTCAACCATCGGCCATTTCGAAAAATGATTTTGATAGTTTGTTTGTGCCTTTGCGAATAATGGCTGCGGATATTTTTACACAATCTGAAGTTGTGCTGAAAAAAGGCGCACTGAGTGACGCGTTGCGTGCCACTCAGACTGTTCCCTTCTTTTATAATCCGATTCGCATCGATGGAAAATATTTATTTGATGGTGGCGTGTACAATAACTTTCCTATCGATGTAGCCGAGCGTACCTTCCAACCCGAAGTTATCATTGGCTCAAATGTTTCTTCTAAGGTTTACAACACCTACCCATTTGGCGAAGATGAAAAGCTCATCTCAAGATCCTTGCTCTATATGTTGTTGGATAAATCAAACCCAAACGATGTGCCGGCATCAGGGGTCTATATTCAACCTAATTTAACGGCCTATTCTGCGTTTGATTTTGAAAGTGCCCAAGCCTTGATTGACAGCGGTTATCAACAAACCATAAAGCAAATGCCCGAAATCAAAGCGAAAGTAGGCAGACGCATAGCTTGTGAAGAAGTGGCCCGCAAGCGAAACGGGTTCAATCGAAAAACATCACCAATAGTGGTTCAAAACATTGAATTGGAAGGTTTTAACAAAGGGCAGCAATTGTATTTGAATAAGTTTTTTAAAAGTGGCAAACGGCCTCTTTACTTTAACGATATTAAAACAGGCTACTTCAAATTGGTTTCAGAACCATATTTCAACAATGTCTATCCAAGTTTTAACTTTGATACTACTGACCATAAGTTCGATTTTAAACTTAGCCGCAGGCCGCAGAACAATTTTCAGGTCGACTTTGGTGGTGTGATTGCCACCCGTAGCATTTCGCAAATGTTTTTGGGCATCAATTATTATTACTTCAATAGAGCCCTTACTCGGTATTCGGCCAACTTTTTTGCTGGCAACTTTTACAAATCCGCTTTGATAAAGGCTAGGATTGATATTCCATTATTAGGTCAATTTTATATTGAGCCCGAACTGGTATTCAATAGCTGGAGTTTTTTGCAAGGTGATGATATCGTTCAAAAAAAATTCAGCCCTACCGTATTAGACCGCATTGATAGGCGATTTGGCCTAAATATCGGACTGCCAGTGGGCAATAGAATCAAGATGGCTTTAACGGGTGCTTATATCAACAATAATGATCAATATGTGGATACGCCTGTGCTGGTTTCTACCGATACACTTGATGGGCTGAAGGTCACGGGTTATCGAGCGGGGATTTCTTTCTCGGCTAATTCACTAAATCGTAAACAATATGCTTCCAATGGAAAATCATACACCATTTCAGGAGACTGGTTTAATTTGGATGAAACCCTCACACCAGGCAACACTTCCTTGTTAAGCCAAATCGCCAAAAAAAATCGTAGTTGGGTGCAAGCCAGGGTAACATTAGAGCAATATTTTAAAAAGGGAATTTATAGTTCAGGTTATTATTTTGATGGTGTGCTTTCCAACCAGCCTACTTTTCAAAATTACTTTGGCACCATTATCTATGCGCCATCTTTCAATCCTATGCAAGATAGCCGAACGCTATTGCTTCGAAATTTCAGAGCGTTCAATTACATAGCAGGTGGTTGGCGAAATGTTTTTGCCATTCGCAAGAATTTAGATTTTAGGGCAGAAGGTTATGCCTTTAAACCGATTGCAGCGATAAAAGAAATCAATCAAGAAGCTCAGTTTGATGATGACTTTACTAAAATATACTTTGCTGGAATGGCCAGTTTTGTGATGCACACCACCATCGGGCCAATAAGCTTAAGCCTTAACTACTATGATGATAAAAGCAGACAATGGGGCGTGTTGCTGCACGCTGGATTCTTGCTTTTCAACAAAACCTCGATGGAAAATTGAACCCGATCAACCATTGCTTTAAGTCCGTTGATTTTCTTTTTTTCTTATCCCTTTCTTCAATTTTCATTTTTTAACTAAATTTAACTTTTTATTAGGCTAATATTACCTACCAAAATC
This genomic window contains:
- a CDS encoding outer membrane beta-barrel protein produces the protein MIRNSLANVFFTIAFLSATNLFSQLSQRSEIGGGIGVFNYTGDLVRTYDLTTSEPAATLFYRSNISRVISFRTALTAGQLGASDKNDPIDPAAFKRNASFDLFLMELSSTFEYHFLDWRDDKRRLRFTPYLFTGIALFGISGTQTKPAEYSNVQLSIPIGGGMKYVLNPKYYIAFEFGIRKTFFDYLDNVSQADPSLKNYQYGNPNDFDNYFFTGITLTYTFYDIPCAKNPYR
- a CDS encoding NAD kinase, with product MKRIGIHGKDFQNKSTRFIEKVLDHLKRTEAEIWVSSKFLKQFKSAKVQAYKLKTFELGDNLRLLDFFLSLGGDGTLLESVTFIGRTEVPIMGINTGRLGFLATNSRDDMEDSIDALINGQFKIDSRSVLKLTSTPKLFGNLNYALNDFTITKKDTSSMITVHASVGGQLLNSYWADGLIIATPTGSTGYSLSCGGPLVNPQSECFVLTAVSPHNLGTRPIVLSDDSEITLAIEGRSKKYLVSLDSRFETVDDSVKLKISKEKFKVRLVQLDGQNYFNTLRQKLNWGLDIRN
- a CDS encoding CBS domain-containing protein — translated: MIPPLKVTDDAHKAIVWMEEFRCNHLPVVDDGKLLGFISEEIILESNDIEKNLADFDLVAPNCTVTGDAHFYDILKVAGDNKLQIVAVLNEDSRYVGLITIQDILYTFAQSASVQMPGAILVLSMDLVDYSLAEISRYVEENNAKIISSNMVEDPMDIGKIKLTLKINQLDIKRIVATLERFNYRVIARYKETKYEDHEKEKVDLLLRYLEI
- a CDS encoding alpha/beta hydrolase, with product MALQVKEAHDFKYVDKGSGPVLMLLHGLFGALSNWEAVVNHYSKHFRVVIPMLPIYEMPIKQAGLEGLREFTERFVELMQLDKLMIMGNSLGGHVGILYALKNPEKVTKLVLTGSSGLFENTMGGSYPRRGSYDYIRERVAYTFYDPKVASKELVDEVFETTKSIPKCMRIVAIAKSAQRNNLALELPKIKVPTLLVWGLNDTITPPMVGHEFNRLIPNSELKFIDKCCHAPMMEHPEKFNEMVEDFLVRK
- a CDS encoding CvpA family protein, with amino-acid sequence MSKADIVLILMLGLGAYLGYKRGFLMELFYLLAIVLGIFVGFKLMGWGMEVLQREFNADKKFLPYLSFMIIFVLVLGLTLFIGNRIKNSLDDTFLGKVDSFAGAALGITKYVFCVSVLIWLATALKLTLPSNWVAGSYLYPWVAKVAQNMSGWAGDMIPFFKEIFKEF
- a CDS encoding GatB/YqeY domain-containing protein codes for the protein MSLKLQIDGDIKKAMLAKNKEELEALRSIKSMILLAETEKGGSEDIANDVENKILMKAAKQRKESAEIFTKEGRTDLAQKETFQLEIINRYLPKQLSEAEIAAEVKKIIEQVGAKGPQDMGKVMGTATKALAGQADGKVISELVKKLLAS
- a CDS encoding ATP-binding protein, whose protein sequence is MTKNPFKFGEIVGEENFCNRTKEIARLKQAFTDSQNVILISPRRWGKSSLVDESIARYKGKILVAAIDCFGITSSEQFLEVYLKSVLKSESKLSNMAKTTKEFLQNIAPYISFSVGDTEGVKIGLSLPKGKFDPTEILNLPQRLADARGIPFLVCVDEFQKIQEWLEGAKFLEKLRSVWQKHQGVSYCLYGSKRHLMSGIFNDSSKPFFRFGDTLFLEKISTEHWVKFLAEKFLDSGKKITETIAKQLIEKVNAHSYYVQYLSRLCWSNAEKEVTESTVNESFEQLLADMLNLFRAQTENLTKYQANYLIAFVSGERKMSSSRVINHYQLGSPGNIKRIEKSLQDSEIMDFFTGTPELTEPYFEPLFRKYFMNNAQ
- a CDS encoding pyridoxine 5'-phosphate synthase, with the protein product MTRLSVNINKIATLRNARGANNPDVLKTALDCERFGAQGITVHPRPDERHIRWMDAIELKKIVTTEYNIEGYPDKRYLDLIKETRPTQATLVPDKPDAITSNAGWDTIGHHGFLSEIVSEIKSLSVRVSIFVDPSTKMIDGAKKVGSDRIELYTEPYASNYHQNREAAVKPYVEAAKVAHEIGLGINAGHDLDLHNLKYLKQSLPHLDEVSIGHALICDALYLGLENTIQLYLRQLI